Within the Polymorphobacter megasporae genome, the region CGTCGAACTTGGCAAAGTCAGGCACCTGGGCCGGCTCCCGCGCCTTACCTCGCTGACGGCGACCAGCTTACGGGCAGCGTTCCACGCCAACTTCAGACTGGAGGATTTCCGTTGAGCGAATCCTCGATATGGCACCCCTTCACGCAGCACGGCCTCGCCGAGCCGATCCCGCTTGTCGAACGCGCCGAAGGCGCCGCGCTTTTTACCGCCGATGGCCGGCGGATCGTTGACGCGATCTCGTCCTGGTGGGTGACGACCCACGGCCATGCCCACCCACGCATCGCCGCCGCAATCGCCGAACAGGTCGGTAAGCTCGATCAGATTATCTTCGCGGGGTGGACGCACGAACCAGCAGAGACGCTGGCAGCCGGACTACGCGCGATAATGCCGCCGGCTCTCACACGTGTCTTCTTCTCCGATTCGGGCTCGACCAGCGTTGAAGTCGCGCTGAAGATGGCGCTGGGCTATTGGTTGAACCGTGGCGAACCGCGGCATCGCATCCTGGTGCTCGAGCACGGCTATCATGGCGACACGATCGGCGCGATGTCGGTCGGTGCGCGCGGCGTCTTTAACCGTGCCTACGCACCGCTGCTATTTGACGTGGAGACGATCCCTTTTCCAACCATGGGCCGCGAGCAAACGACGTTGGACGCGCTTGATCAGGCCTGCGCTGAGGGAGCGGCAGCGTTGATCATCGAGCCGTTGCTGCTCGGTGCCGGTGGCATGCTGGTCTATTCGGCGGCAACGCTTGCCGAGATGCGCCGCATCTGTGCGCACCACGGCGTGCTGTTCATCGCCGATGAGGTGATGACGGCGTGGGGACGGACCGGCACGCTGCTGGCCTGCGAGCAAGCGGGCATCGTGCCCGACATCCTGTGCCTCTCGAAGGGACTGACAGGGGGCGCTATTCCACTAGCGGTGACGATGGCGATCGAGCCCATCTTCGCCGCTCACTACGGCACCGACCGGTCGAGCATGTTCTTCCACTCGTCGAGCTACACCGCCAACCCGATCGCCTGCGCCGCCGCGAACGCCAACATCGCGATCTGGCGGGAAGAGCCGGTGCTTGAACGCGTCGGCAATCTTGCGCGACGCCAGTCAGAGGGGCTCATTATGCTTCAGTCGCAGCCCGGCGCGATTAATGGACGCCAGCTCGGCACCGTCACGGCGATCGAAATTGGGGATAGCAACGGCTACCTGTCTGCTCTTGCGCCGCGCCTGATGTCTTTCTTTCGGGAGCGCGACGTGCTGCTGAGGCCCCTCGGCAACACTGTCTATGTCATGCCGCCTTACTGTATATCGGACGAAGATCTCGACGTTATCTACGACAGCATCGCGGAAGCCGTAACCTCAAGGTGAAGAGCGATCCGTTTTTAAACGCTCGCGCCGCCGTTCGTGCCGTCGACCAAACAGTCATGCAGCTACCAAATTTCAGCTAAAGAACGCGAACGTTGGTAGTTCTTTCTCGCCGGACTAGTAGCGCTGGAGGGTCAGTCCGACCCAGGCACCGACCGATCACGACCGCTTGAAATTGGTCGGATCTTCGATCGCGGTTTTGAACGAAGTCGCAGTCGCCACGCCGCCACGCCGACGCAGGGGATGGTCATGAGCAGCTGGCATGGGTCGACGCCGATCTACCCGCCTGTCGACAGCTTTTTTCAAGCCTGTTTCACCGGTTACGCAGTGGAACAGGGGCATCACGCTTCGACGCTTAGTTAACACCCTGGAGTCCCATGAGACACCTTATTTCGGTGTCTCGGTGTTCACGGGGCCGGCAGCGAGCTCAATCAGTGAATGGGTCAGCCGACGAGGTAAGGACAGCCCTAGTCTGCCCACCTGCCTCAACCCACTTGCGATACGGTGCCACGATCTCCGTTTTGGCGAGGCTTGGGTTACCTGTAACATTTGCTGCCGCCCGTCGGAACTGAGGCTCGAGTTCAGCCATCGCACCCTTCACGTCGCCACGGATAAAGTAGTGCGATGATGGGGGACGTGCAGAAAATTCATCAAGAATTAGGCCCGCCCTCGCGCCCACTCGCTGAATGGCAAAATCGGCACGGTCTTTCGTGGTGAACTCGAAGTCGGGGTGCTTGATTTCGCCCTCAATAAGCGCGCGTAAAACGGGGCGACGCTCCCAGATCTGAAAGACAGTTGGCACGTCAAATATTTCTGAATCAAGCACGAATGCATTGCTTTTCACCGTTTCGTCGTGAATTAGGTGGAAGTTAGGGTCGAGACGATTGATAATTGAGATCTTCCGGAACGACATTGGCAGGATGAATGCAATAAAGACTGCTTGCTTAGCGGCATGGTTGAAAAAGCGAATAGCAATGCTTGCATTTCTTCCAAAGGGGACATTGCCAATGAATACGATCCCCCGTTCGCTCTGGATTTCCGTCTCGAAGAAATCTGACTTGGTGATGCCCTCACCTTTCGGTTCGAGGTCAAAAGCCAACCTGCATGGCGGCATTAAATCCGAAAAAGACCCTGTACCAGCGCTCGGCTCCACGGTTTGATACAAACTTAGATTCATAAACCGATGACAATTGTGGTATAATTGTGCCGCCACATCTTTATCGGTGTAATATTGATCTAGCTGGAATGCTGGTTTCGATCTGTCCTTGCGCAGCGATCGCTTCGTCGCGGCCTCACGGCGGGTTGAAGTTAGACGACCGCGTATCGCGGCATCGGCATCGGGCTTGAGGTTGCTCATCCAAGCGTTTAGGACGGGCCGCCAATCGATGTGCATCAACGTCACA harbors:
- a CDS encoding adenosylmethionine--8-amino-7-oxononanoate transaminase, with the translated sequence MSESSIWHPFTQHGLAEPIPLVERAEGAALFTADGRRIVDAISSWWVTTHGHAHPRIAAAIAEQVGKLDQIIFAGWTHEPAETLAAGLRAIMPPALTRVFFSDSGSTSVEVALKMALGYWLNRGEPRHRILVLEHGYHGDTIGAMSVGARGVFNRAYAPLLFDVETIPFPTMGREQTTLDALDQACAEGAAALIIEPLLLGAGGMLVYSAATLAEMRRICAHHGVLFIADEVMTAWGRTGTLLACEQAGIVPDILCLSKGLTGGAIPLAVTMAIEPIFAAHYGTDRSSMFFHSSSYTANPIACAAANANIAIWREEPVLERVGNLARRQSEGLIMLQSQPGAINGRQLGTVTAIEIGDSNGYLSALAPRLMSFFRERDVLLRPLGNTVYVMPPYCISDEDLDVIYDSIAEAVTSR
- a CDS encoding SAM-dependent methyltransferase, with the protein product MSNLKPDADAAIRGRLTSTRREAATKRSLRKDRSKPAFQLDQYYTDKDVAAQLYHNCHRFMNLSLYQTVEPSAGTGSFSDLMPPCRLAFDLEPKGEGITKSDFFETEIQSERGIVFIGNVPFGRNASIAIRFFNHAAKQAVFIAFILPMSFRKISIINRLDPNFHLIHDETVKSNAFVLDSEIFDVPTVFQIWERRPVLRALIEGEIKHPDFEFTTKDRADFAIQRVGARAGLILDEFSARPPSSHYFIRGDVKGAMAELEPQFRRAAANVTGNPSLAKTEIVAPYRKWVEAGGQTRAVLTSSADPFTD